The following are from one region of the Juglans regia cultivar Chandler chromosome 10, Walnut 2.0, whole genome shotgun sequence genome:
- the LOC108986663 gene encoding putative pectinesterase 63 isoform X1: MALKLRHLVTLVPFLATLLVLQLVPTTLCDANQTVATNSGSNLDAWIAINKKEYDEASKHILSDNSLIASLSKAPMKIIKVRKDGAGDFKTVTDAVESIPSGNTDRVLIYIAGGEYREKVVVDRSRPFVTFYGQPGKMPTITYDGTAKKYGTWKSATVAIESDNFMAVNIIFQNSSPKPDPRKSDGQAVALRISGDKAAFYGCRFIGFQDTLCDDVGRHLFQSCYIEGSVDFIFGNGKSIYKDTTIKSVAENLGVIAAQDMNGQSGDSGFVFVHCKIQGTGDMYLGRAWKETSRVVFAYTYMGSNINSGGWMKSQHQKNVFYGEYQCTGPGSSASNRKFGKILSDDEVQPFLSTTFIGGSQWLVPIPKIA; the protein is encoded by the exons ATGGCTTTGAAACTAAGACATTTGGTAACTCTGGTACCGTTTCTAGCCACACTGCTCGTGCTCCAGCTTGTCCCGACAACTTTATGCGATGCCAACCAGACGGTGGCAACGAATTCAGGGTCAAACCTAGACGCATGGATTGCAATAAACAAGAAAGAGTACGATGAGGCTTCAAAGCACATCCTTTCCGACAACTCCCTAATCGCATCCCTTAGCAAAGCTCCGATGAAGATCATCAAGGTCAGAAAAGATGGTGCTGGAGATTTCAAGACGGTGACCGACGCCGTTGAGAGCATTCCGTCAGGAAATACAGACCGAGTGCTAATATATATTGCTGGTGGTGAGTACAGGGAAAAGGTAGTTGTCGATAGGTCAAGGCCCTTCGTGACGTTCTATGGGCAACCGGGCAAAATGCCCACCATAACGTATGACGGTACGGCAAAGAAATATGGGACCTGGAAAAGCGCCACGGTGGCCATTGAATCTGACAACTTCATGGCAGTCAATATTATCTTTCAG AATTCATCTCCAAAACCAGATCCCAGAAAATCCGATGGACAAGCAGTGGCACTGAGGATATCAGGGGACAAGGCAGCATTCTACGGTTGTAGGTTCATAGGTTTCCAAGACACTTTGTGTGATGACGTGGGCAGGCATTTGTTTCAGAGCTGCTACATCGAGGGCAGTGTTGATTTCATATTTGGAAACGGAAAGTCCATCTACAAG GACACCACCATAAAATCGGTTGCAGAGAATTTGGGTGTGATCGCAGCACAAGATATGAATGGCCAATCAGGGGACAGCGGGTTTGTATTCGTCCATTGCAAGATACAGGGGACTGGCGATATGTACCTTGGTCGAGCATGGAAGGAGACATCTCGGGTTGTGTTTGCCTATACATACATGGGCAGTAACATCAATAGTGGCGGTTGGATGAAGTCTCAGCACCAAAA GAATGTGTTTTACGGAGAGTACCAATGCACGGGCCCAGGGTCAAGTGCCTCCAACCGCAAATTTGGAAAGATTCTTTCTGACGATGAAGTACAGCCCTTCTTGAGCACGACTTTTATCGGAGGAAGTCAATGGCTTGTCCCAATTCCAAAGATTGCTTAA